From a region of the Mucilaginibacter auburnensis genome:
- a CDS encoding thioredoxin family protein produces MKKILFLSLTLLLAFTAVTFAQTAVPSSDEIMTKAYARAKKENKKVMVIFHASWCGWCKKMEASINEPNLKKFFDDNYVVVYLTVQESKGKENLENPGALDLMTKYKGDKAGLPFWFITDVNGKALADSQERPAGAGLDTYGDNVGCPASEKEVAYFAKILKSTSKLNDKEIAMISERFAKNKE; encoded by the coding sequence ATGAAAAAGATCCTGTTTTTGTCACTCACTTTACTATTGGCTTTTACCGCGGTCACTTTTGCGCAAACGGCTGTTCCGTCAAGCGATGAAATAATGACAAAAGCCTATGCGCGGGCCAAAAAAGAAAATAAAAAGGTGATGGTTATTTTCCACGCTTCATGGTGCGGCTGGTGCAAAAAAATGGAGGCCTCCATTAATGAACCTAACCTTAAAAAGTTTTTTGACGATAACTACGTTGTTGTTTATCTCACCGTACAAGAAAGCAAGGGAAAGGAAAACCTGGAAAACCCGGGCGCGCTAGATTTAATGACAAAATATAAGGGTGATAAAGCCGGTTTGCCATTTTGGTTTATTACAGATGTTAACGGAAAAGCCTTGGCTGATAGCCAGGAACGCCCTGCAGGTGCAGGTTTAGATACTTATGGTGATAATGTCGGCTGTCCGGCATCTGAAAAAGAGGTGGCGTATTTTGCCAAAATATTAAAATCAACCTCAAAACTCAACGACAAAGAAATAGCCATGATCAGCGAGCGCTTTGCTAAAAATAAAGAGTAA